TCTTGCGCAAATGCTTCTTACGCATACCTTTTCTCTTCCCCTGACCAAATTAAATACAACACATGACCTGTTGTCAGATTCAAAGACCACTCGAATCCATAGAACCTAAATAAGGACCAATTCAAAGACCACTAGAATCCATAGAACCTGATTCTTTTGTTAGTGATTACTCTAGGGATTTATAATGCATGACTCGAGGATAACATAAACCAAATTATTAGGACAGGAAAGGGTTCCCATTACTTTCCTATTTACATTTTCACTTCCGAAATTCAATTATACCATGACTAGAAAACAAATGACGGTTAATAGCTATCCTGTCATGCACAGCAAAGATAACCTAAATGCACAGAAACAATAAACACAATATCATAAACACCATGGACATCTCACCAGTTGTGATTCACACACCAAGAAAGAACATAACACTATAATccagataaaaaagaaaaaaaattgaaaagaaaacaaatggcGGAGGAATCTAACCACAGGATCAGCAATGAAGGATTCCCCCAATTCCTCAAAACCCAACGACTCAGCACCTCCAATCCTGAAATTAAATATACCTCAGTAATCACTATTTGTGCAAAGAACACCTCTCTTTCTGATCAATGAATTTAAATTCTAAATACAGTACCTCGATGCTTTAGGTTGGCCAGAAGATCCATCTCCAGAGATAGAGACCAACTCAGATGGTCCAGCTAATGACCCAGAAGCAGCGGCAGTCATAGGCTGTACAAAAGACAGTCCATTAGTACCAGATACGAAATTAAAACGCAAGACAACATACAAAACAGCGGAAATGAAATCAAAGTAATTCATGAGAATACAAACCTTTTGGAATCCAGAAGATGCAGCTGATCCAGGAACACAAGTCAATCCAGAGGATTCATAGTTCGCAAGCTAAAAAAAGGCCAGAGTTAGAAACCCTACGATTATGAAAGAAATTGAGAAGAAAGATTTGCAAGACTCCTAAAGAAGTCAATGCAACCTTAATATACATGCTGATCTTCAGAACAAATTCTAGAACCACAAGAAAATATAACAGTGCAAGAAGTTCTAGATCTAGgatgaagaaatggaaaaagaggaaatttgaatttaaagaattagaagctctatgttctttcttttcttttttttctttttttgtgtgAGTGAGTTTATATAGGTGCTCAAGCTTCCAGAGCAGGCCACTTTCCAAAGAAATGTACAAAATCTGTACAATGTAAAGAGAAAATGCACAGTACAAGTTGCGAAAAGAATAACATGTTTTTAAGAATGGAAGAAACCGTGTGACAAGCCAGAAGAAGACTCAGGTTCAAAGACCACTCAAAACCAAAATATTGCAATTACATTACTGGAATGTGGAATAAATAACAAGTCTACTTCACTAAAATCCAAAGAAGTTGAGATAATGAAGAAGCCCCATAATAAGGATCAAATCAGATTCAAAGACCACTCGAATCCATAAAACCTGATTCTTTTGTCAGTGATTACTCTTAGGGATTATGAATGACTCGAGGATTACACAGACCAAATCATTAGGGAAGAAAAGGGTTCCCATTACATATTTACATTGTCACTTCCAAAAATCAATTATACCATGACTACAAAACAAATAACGGTTAATAGTATCCTGTCATGCAGAGAAAAAATAACCTAAAAGCGCAGTTCATGCACAGAAGCGATAAACACAATGGATATCTCACCAGTCATGATTCATACAACCAAGAAAGAAAATTACactataataaaaataaaaaaaaaattgaaaaagtcaGAGAATCATACAATTAGGTCGGACAGAAGGTCTAGCTGCAGTGCTAGAGACCAACTCAGATGTTCCAGCTAATGATCCAGAAGCAGCAGGAATCATAGGCTGTACAAAAGACAGTTCATTAGTGCCGGATATGAAATTGTACAGTAAAGACAGTTCATTCAAAATCTGTACAATGTATAGAGATAATGTACAGTACAAGTTGCAAACAGGACAACGTGTTTTTGAGAACGGAAGAAATCCCATGACAAGCCAACAGAAGACTCAGCTTCAAAGACCACACAAAACCACAAAACGTGGGATTATTATCAATACATGGCTTCAGGAATAACAAACTATTAGAGAGTAGAAAGGGCCCCCCATTACTTGTTTACATCGTGACTTGTAAAAATCAGTTCATAACATAACAAAGAAACAAATGTGGCCATAGGTATCCAATTGTGCAGAGCAAAAAGATAACCTAAAAGCATGGTTCATGCACAGACATACAGAAATCATGGATAAACAATCCAAATTCATAAACAATACCCAATAAAAGAACAAGACACCGATTTGTGACTAAAACACGGCAAGAAATAAAATTACACTATAAAGatccaaataaaatgaaagaaCATGAACAAATGGTTGAGGAATCTAACCACAGAATTGGCAGTGGAGGACTCCCCAAATTCCTCAGAACCCAAACGCTCATCTCCTCCAATCCTGAAATCAAATAACACCTCAATCATCTACAGTAGCTCGATCAAAAAGAACACAAGTCTTTTTTCAAGAAAAGAATGAAGTGAGAAAAAACTAGTAGAAATAGCTACAGAGCTATTGAGCATCTCAGATGATCCAGGAAAACGAGACAATTCATCGGATCCACAAACAGACTTGGCACGctacaaagaaaacaattacaACCCTAGATCATAGAATTGAGGGGGGCGAAGAGTTGCAGAAACCTAAAGAAACCACTGCAAAAACCCTAGGCGGACCCTAAGCACTGTAATGGCGAAGCGAAGCGAAGCTCACCTTGTCCATGACGATCGAGAGCGCTGTAGAGACGAGAGACGACTCGTGGAACTAGGGCTCAGAAATGTGAGTAGGGAAATGTGAAATCACAATAATTTGGGTCTCTATTTTTCCCAGGCGAGCGCGAGTTTGAGTTTATATAAGCGCTCAAGCCTCCAGCGCGGCCCAGTTTTAAGAGATATGTGTGGAATCGGTACAACGCAAAGGAAAGGGGGAAAAAATGGGTTGCGAATTGCATAATATGTGTTTGCCAAGGGAAGAGAAGATGTGAAGGCCCAAAATTGGTGAGTGCAATTCGAGACATCTTGTCtctgggtgtgtgtgtgtgtagccagatgatagaaatttttttccctaactcctcctcctccatacATGAGATCAATAGAGTCGGGCATCCTTCCTGATGAAAATATGACATCATCATTTTTCTCAATTGAATCTCATGTGTAGGATGGGAAGATCCTACAACTACATAACAAAACCACAAATTGAATGACAtgagttttttcttcttttttgaaaagatgTGGAGAGACTAGAGCTTAGAGAAGGAGAATGAAGGAGAGATCAGACGGGGTTGGAGAAGGCTCTGCAGGTGTGCATTATATATATAGCTTTTGAAAATCAATTAAATTACCAAATTACCCTCacttttgttattattattattattatttttattttatttttttttaaagtaatttTTTAATCCGATCCGATCCGATCAAAAGAGGATGCACTaattcaaagaacaaaaacccGCATATTCGCCCGGTCCGACCTTACCTGATCTTTCCTAAATACCAAATACAAGAATTCCCAAGGTACAACAGCtattgcaagacttatttgatGGCAAGGAGCTTTGCAAAAGTATAAATCCTGATGAAGCAGTTGCATATGGTGCCTCTATACAAGCTGTAATTTTGAACCGTGAAGAAAATATCGAGAAGGTTCAGGACTAGCTCTTGTTGGATGTCACTCCCTTTTCCCTTGGTGCAGACTAAAGAGCGTTTTAATGGAGAAATGAAGGTTGTTGTCCCAAGAAACACTACCATCCCCACTAAGAAAGAAAGAGTTGTGACAAATGTCGAAATTGGACAAGTGTGTATGTAAGTTTAAAGTGTACGGGGGTGAAAGCGCAGTAGCTAAAGATAACAGATTGTTGGGTACATTTAAGCTCAAAGGCCTCCGTCATGCTCAAAGGGAAACATCTCAGGCCACCCTTTGCTTTGAGATTGATGCCAACGGGACTACGGTTGTCTCTGCCTAGGAAAACTCAACGGAGAATAAGAGCAAGATTACATCACCAATAACAACAAAGGCAGGTTATCTGAGAAAGAAATTGAGAAGATGGTCAAGGAAGCAGAGAGGTATAAGTTAGAGGCCgaggaaaataagaaaaaaaaaaatggaggctAAGTTTGCATTGAAAGATTATGCATCCAACATGATGGACACAGTTTCCAACATCCCAAATCTAACTTAAGCAAATAAGACAAAAATTGTAGATACAGCTGAAACGGTCATGCGATGGCTTGATGATAATGAGAgccaagaaaaattgaaaacctCTGCAATTCCATGTGGCCTAAGAAGAACTAGGGTGGTGGCCATACTAGAATTCGCTAAGAAAGGAGCTGTTTATTTTTTGATGAGTAGATCTCAATCATTACTTATCTATTTAGTCTTGCTCGAATGCCTAATTGTAGAgtttagttatgatttttttcTTCGATCTGAGTGACATGAATGAATTTGGTCTCAAAATATTTTCGAATCAAACATACTTAATTGTATGAGATGGAATtataggggagagagagagagagaaggtcaATGAGTCAAATTGATTCTCTGTTCGGCAAATGCCCTATGGCCAGTTTGCACATATGGAGACTTCCTAGACAACGCAACCAGCACAAACAAGCAGAAAGTACAACATCGATCAAACATCCAAATATTGCCAAATGAAGTAAATGAACTCATTTATACACACAAAATCTAG
This portion of the Rosa chinensis cultivar Old Blush chromosome 1, RchiOBHm-V2, whole genome shotgun sequence genome encodes:
- the LOC112181893 gene encoding uncharacterized protein LOC112181893, which translates into the protein MTAAASGSLAGPSELVSISGDGSSGQPKASRIGGAESLGFEELGESFIADPVGKRKGMRKKHLRKRDFTPSEEGCHEHEVFGSDDESSLFGYYKLLFAEEEHLSEKMSL